The DNA segment ATAAGGATATTGACACCTACGAAAAAACAACTATTGAACTGTACAAAGATCCATCAGCTTCTTCATCAGAAGAACTGAATTCTATTGCCTGGAATTTCTTTGAAAATGTAACCAATAAGACATCCCTTGCAAAAGCAGTGACTTGGGCGCAGGAATCCGTAAAGAAAAATGAAAATTATGCCAATACTGATACCTTAGCCAATCTTTATAATAAGATCGGAGACAAGAAAAATGCAAGGCTTTGGGCTGAAAAGTCTATCGAGCTCGCAAAAAAATCAGGTGAAGATTATACTGACACTGAAAAATTACTGAACAGTCTTTAATAAATTTAAACATATAAAAACGGCGCGGAAAATAAATTTTCCGCGCCGTTTTTTATACTTCCATTTCTTCTTAATATTCAAACAAAACACTTCCCCACGTAAAGCCGCTTCCGAAAGCAGAAAGAAGTACCAAATCACCTCTTTTGATCTTTCCTTCTTCAATCGCTTCGCTTAAAGCAATAGGAATTGAGGCCGCAGTAGTATTTCCGTATTTCTGGATATTATTATGGATCTTCTCATCCGGAAGTCCGAATTTCTGCTGTACAAACTGAGCAATTCTCAGATTAGCCTGGTGCGGAATAAACATGTCCAGATCATCAATTGTCTTTCCGGCTTTGTCAAGTGCTTCCTGCATGGTTTCAGGAAATCTTGTAACCGCATGTTTAAAAACAAAATTTCCGTTCATGATCGGATACACTTCCTTATTGGTAACATTTTCCGGTTCCTTTCTCATTCTGTCGCTCCACCCGAATTTCGATCCCGGAAACTGTGTGCAGAGTTCATCGGCAAATTTCCCTTCAGAATGCATATTCACGGCTAAAATATCACCAGCATTTTCATCTTCCGATGCAGAAAGTACAACCGCTCCTGCTCCATCACCGAAAATTACGGAAACTCCTCTTCCTTCATCCGAAAAATCAAGTCCGAAAGAGTGTATTTCGGCCCCTACCACCAGAATATTTTTATAATTTCCCGCTTTAATAAAAGCATTGGCAACACTCATTGCATATACAAATCCGGAACACTGATTTCTTACATCCAACGCTCCGATGGTATCACACCCCAGCATTTCCTGCAGCAAAACACCACATCCAGGAAAATAATAATCCGGAGAAAGCGTTGCAAAAACAATATAGTCAATATCTTTTGAAGTAAGCCCTGCATTAGCGATCGCCTTTTCAGAGGCTTTGAAACCAAGATAAGCAGTGGTTTCCTGGGAATCATTTCTGTTTTCTCTGTGTCTCCTTTCTTTTATGCCGGTTCTTTCTGTAATCCATTCATCATTGGTCGTCATTAATTTTGCTAGATCATCATTCGTAACAATGTTATCCGGAACATGGAATCCGATTCCCTTTATTGTACTTTTAATCATATAGTTTTTTAATTTTGGTAAAGATAAAACTTATTTAACACATAGTTTTTCAAAATATTACTATTTTTACTATATGCCAATTGAGACTATTTACAGAGACTCCCAGTGCGAATGGGTAGATGTGGAAGCTCCGTCTGCGGAGGACCTGAAATTTTTACATGAAAGATATGAGATCAACAACCTCCTGCTTGAAGATACACAGGACCCTAATCACCTCCCAAAATACGAAGAAGATGGCGACGTGAAATTTTTCCTGTTGCGGGAAAGTACAGAACTGGAACGTAAAAATCTCAACACCATCAGTGACATCAGCACCAAAATCGGGATTTTCCTGCTCGGCAGGACGATCATAACGGTTCACCGTCTGAAAACCAAAAGCCTTTCCGAAACCAGGAAACAACTTTCCGCACTTACGGCAGAAGCCACTTCGGATCAGATTGCACTGAAAATTGCACTGCTTATCATGAAAAGTTTTGATGATGAATCCGTAAGCCTGTTTGAAACCATGGATAATATCGAAAGTGAAATTTTCCTTAAAAATACCAATCATACGAATCAGATTAAAAGATTATACAAACTCAAAAGAAAATCGGGTCTTAATTCCAGGGTTCTCACCATTTCAGCCGATGCTATTGATAAATTTAAGCTCTTAGACCTTCAGGATTCGGAAACATATGATTTGAAAGATAAACATAAAGATGTGGTGGCAGATTTTGAGCATCTCAATATTCAGATTACCAACCTGATCTCTATGTTTCTGGCTCTGTCTGACCAGAAAGCCAACCAGGTCATGAAAGTACTGGCCATTTATTCGGTTTATTTTTTACCCATCACATTTATTGCAGGGGTTTACGGAATG comes from the Chryseobacterium nepalense genome and includes:
- a CDS encoding 3-oxoacyl-ACP synthase III family protein — encoded protein: MIKSTIKGIGFHVPDNIVTNDDLAKLMTTNDEWITERTGIKERRHRENRNDSQETTAYLGFKASEKAIANAGLTSKDIDYIVFATLSPDYYFPGCGVLLQEMLGCDTIGALDVRNQCSGFVYAMSVANAFIKAGNYKNILVVGAEIHSFGLDFSDEGRGVSVIFGDGAGAVVLSASEDENAGDILAVNMHSEGKFADELCTQFPGSKFGWSDRMRKEPENVTNKEVYPIMNGNFVFKHAVTRFPETMQEALDKAGKTIDDLDMFIPHQANLRIAQFVQQKFGLPDEKIHNNIQKYGNTTAASIPIALSEAIEEGKIKRGDLVLLSAFGSGFTWGSVLFEY
- a CDS encoding magnesium transporter CorA family protein, giving the protein MPIETIYRDSQCEWVDVEAPSAEDLKFLHERYEINNLLLEDTQDPNHLPKYEEDGDVKFFLLRESTELERKNLNTISDISTKIGIFLLGRTIITVHRLKTKSLSETRKQLSALTAEATSDQIALKIALLIMKSFDDESVSLFETMDNIESEIFLKNTNHTNQIKRLYKLKRKSGLNSRVLTISADAIDKFKLLDLQDSETYDLKDKHKDVVADFEHLNIQITNLISMFLALSDQKANQVMKVLAIYSVYFLPITFIAGVYGMNFDNMPELHTKHGYFFTLGLMALVVICTFIYARRKQW